GCTGGCGGAGGGACGTTCCGCCATTCGCGAGATGGCCAAGCAGATCCTGGCCATCGGCGACATGACGACGGAAGACTGCACCTTCAGCGTCGGCGTCGTGCATGGTGGCAAATGGGTCAATTGCGTGCCGACTGTCTGTACAGGCGAGGTGCTCAGCATGGCGAAGCGCCAGAGCCATCTCGATGCGGGCGTGGCGAAGATCATGGGTCTTTCGGGGCGGCATGACGGGGTGGATTTCACCGTGACCCGAGGCGTGACCCGGCCGGTGTGGGAGCCAGCGCCCAATACAGTCGAGCTCTTGGAGATCGCGCGCGGGGTCGGGCGATCCCTGGGGGTGGAGCTGAGCGACCGCAGCGTCGGCGGCGGATCCGACGGGAACTTCACGGGATCCATGGGGATCGCGACCCTGGACGGGCTCGGCTGCATGGGCGACGGCTACCACACGCTGGAGGAGTATATCACCATCTCCAGCCTCACCCTGAGGGCCAAGCTGCTGGCGGGCCTGCTGATGGAGCTCCGATAGTGGCGCAGTCGCTCTTCGAGCTCCGGCAATACAGGGTCGCCGACGGGCGGATGCAGGAGGAGATCGATCGCGCCCTGACCTGCATCCTGCCGCCGGAAAAAGGGGGGCTGGGGCTTTTCGCGCGCTATGGCATCCCGGCTCCGGTCGGCATGTGGAGAGCAATCAGCGGGCCGAATCTGCCCTGCGTGGTGTTCGTGTATGAATGGCCGAGCGTGGCGGCCAGGGCCGCCGCGTTCGAGAGCTTCTATGTGGATCCGGCGTGGCAGGAGGAGCGTGCCCGGAGCAATGGCGGCCAGGAGATCGTGGACCGCTTGGACGATCTGCTGCTCGTCGGCGAAAAGCCTCGCCCGATGACGGCGGGGCAGATCTATGAATTTGCGCGGGCGACGTCGGGGAGGGCACCCGAGGGCGTGGTCGCGTCGTTCTCGCCGCTTTGCGGAAACGACATCTCGGATGTCTGGATCATTGCCCATTCCTCGCTGGTTGCGGCGGTCGAGACGCCCAGCGACGATCCGGGGTCGCGGCTGTTCTGCGAGCTGATCGATCCGGGCATCGCCGCATGAGGGAGGTCTTTCGCATCGGCGTGGCGGGCAGGGCCATCCACATCAGGCGGTGGCCGAGCTGGGAGGCCTTCGATGCCGAAAGGCCGGGGCCGATCGACATGCCCTGCGTGCTGGCCTATGCCGATGGCGAGGTGCGCCTGGAGGCCACGGACGGCGCGGGTTTCGAGATCCAGCGCATCCGAGTGAACAATGGCGCCGGATCGGCGGCGCGAACGCTCATCGCGGCAGATCTCGCCGCCTGGCAGGATGCCGGGGCCACAGTGATCGGCAGCTTCGAGATCGTGCATGGCCACGACCTGCCGGCGCGGGTCCTGATTTTGAACTGGACCAGCATCGAGCAGGCCGGAGCCGCTCAAAGGACCATCGAATCCGATCCGGGAGCCCAAGCACGACGGCGCACCGAACGGACGGGCGCCCATCGATCCGCCATTCGCATCAGCAGCCGGCTCTTGGGCTGCACCTTGTCCGTAGCACGCTGAATGGCGCGTGCACGTACAGCTTACCAAGACGAGAACGAACCATCTGGAGTGGGAATAATGAAGGAGGAGTGGTCAATGAACGCTATTCGATTCACATCGCAGCGGCGGGTGCTTGCCGCCGCAATCCTGG
This DNA window, taken from Rhodoligotrophos appendicifer, encodes the following:
- a CDS encoding NIPSNAP family protein — encoded protein: MAQSLFELRQYRVADGRMQEEIDRALTCILPPEKGGLGLFARYGIPAPVGMWRAISGPNLPCVVFVYEWPSVAARAAAFESFYVDPAWQEERARSNGGQEIVDRLDDLLLVGEKPRPMTAGQIYEFARATSGRAPEGVVASFSPLCGNDISDVWIIAHSSLVAAVETPSDDPGSRLFCELIDPGIAA